The Streptomyces sp. NBC_01463 DNA window GCCCCGGGGCTCAGCCCCGCCAGCACGAACACGATGTCGTCCGACTCCGTGGCCGCACCCTTCCAGTGCTCGGCGACGGCGGCCGCGTTCGCATCGTTCTCCACCAGAACGGGGCAGCGGAAGGAGCGCCTCAGCCGCTCGCCGAGCGCCAGCCCCGTCCAGTCAGGCAGAGCCGTGCCCAGCCGGACGGTACCGTCGGCCTCCACGATGCCCGGGCTGCCCACCCCGACCGCCCGCAGACTGCTGCGGGCCACGCCGGTGCGCCGAAGGACATCGGCGACCACGGTCCGCACCCTGTCGAGGCGGTCGTCCGCGCAGGCGGTCTCCGACACCTCACGTGAGCCGGCACCGATGATCCGGCCGTCCAGCCCCGACAACAGTGCCGAGACCCGGTGCGGTCCGATCTCGACGCCCAGCAGGTGTCCGGCCTCGGCCCGGAAGCGGAACCTGCGGGCCGGACGGCCCTGCCGCCGCGCCTCGGCCCCGTCGGGAGCCGACTCGACGACCAGCCCCGCCTCGAAGAGCCCCTCCATGACGCCCTCGACCGTGGGCCGGGAGAGACCCGTGATCCGGGTCAGGTCCGTCAGTGTCGGTGACTGCGCGCCGCGGAGGGCGTGCAGCACCACCGCGGAATTGATCCGGCGCAGCAACGACGGGTCCCCACCGGTCAGCCGGCCCACGGTGTGTCCTCCCAGCTCGTGCGCATGTCAGGCGGATGGTACTCGCTGCTCAGGGGCAGGGCGAGCGTGGGCGGCACTGCAGTCCGGGAACGCCCGGTATCAGCTCGGAGCGACGAATCCGGACTCGTAGGCTGCGATGACCGCCTGGGTGCGGTCCCGGGCGCCCAACTTCGCCAGCACGGCGCTGACATGCGTCTTCACCGTCTCGACGCCCACCATGAGCCGGGCGGCGATCTCGGCATTGGACAGTCCCCTGGCCATCAGCCGCAGCACGCCCTCTTCGCGTTCCGTGAGCGAGGCCCGCTCCATGACCCTCCTTGCCTTGCTCGTTCCGTACTCTGCCGCGAGCTGCCGGACCGCGGCCGGGAACAGCAGGGACTCGCCCTCGGCCACCAACCGCACCGCGTGCACGATCTCGGCCGGCCGGG harbors:
- a CDS encoding ROK family protein, producing MGRLTGGDPSLLRRINSAVVLHALRGAQSPTLTDLTRITGLSRPTVEGVMEGLFEAGLVVESAPDGAEARRQGRPARRFRFRAEAGHLLGVEIGPHRVSALLSGLDGRIIGAGSREVSETACADDRLDRVRTVVADVLRRTGVARSSLRAVGVGSPGIVEADGTVRLGTALPDWTGLALGERLRRSFRCPVLVENDANAAAVAEHWKGAATESDDIVFVLAGLSPGAGSLIGGRLHRGFGGAAGEIGALHLLGRDVTPERLLSTTDTPLDPLDEHAVAAVFAKARHGDEQAQAAVERFIQRLVHDVAALVLALDPELVVIGGWAAGLDGVLDPLRGELARYCLRPPRVTLSLLGEAAVATGALRLALDHVEEQLFAVEGTVTARR
- a CDS encoding response regulator transcription factor, encoding MPVTVLLVDDEPLVRAGLRAVLEAQPDIEVVGEAGDGAAAIPLVRQLRPDVVAMDVRMPLMDGIEATRVVLRTVPEPPKILVVTTFENDEYVYEALRAGADGFLLKRARPAEIVHAVRLVAEGESLLFPAAVRQLAAEYGTSKARRVMERASLTEREEGVLRLMARGLSNAEIAARLMVGVETVKTHVSAVLAKLGARDRTQAVIAAYESGFVAPS